GTACATGGGCGGGCTTTTGACTCAAGAGATTTCAATTGGTTTATTGGTGGTGGTGGTCACGTTTATTTCTGGGGCGACAATCACCCAGGTTTTATCAACAACGATAACCGAACAGTGGCCGGTTTGGACGGTATTTTGGGTTTGGAAGGTAAAGTAAGAACAATTCCTTTGGCCATCAGTTTAGACTGGAAACCAACGATCAATATTATTAATTATTCTAGTTTTTGGGGCGATGAGTTTGCTTTGTCATTTAGATATACTTTCTAAAATGTCGACAAATCATTGAATGATAAGGATTCTTGATTTTTGTATAGAATAACATACTAAAAAAACGTAGGTCTCAAATTTTACAACTGTTATGTAGAATTTGAGACCTACGTTTTTGTGGAAAAGCAAAAGGCTTTTTAACACATTATAGTGTCATGAAGCTGAGGTAATAATTGTATCGTAAATTAAAACGACTTCAATTATTGAATTACAGATGTAGCATATTGCTTGTTTATTTGAGCAGGTATCGTCCGTTGTTGTCAATTTGAATATTGGGGAGTTTTTGACTATTTTCAAAATAGCTAAAGCCAGCCTGTAAGCCTGTCCAGAAGTTAATCAAATCGTCTTTTCCTTGATTAGCTTGTTGAAGAGCTTGCAAATTAGTGTCGGTAAGCTTGGTAGGAAAAATATGAACAGGAATTTGTTGTCCATTTGATTTGGCACGTATAGCCAATATATAGAGTTCTTTTATCATTTCGTCGCCAACAGGAATACAGCCAATTGTCAGGCATGAGCCATGAATAAAGATATTGTCGCCAGGATTGACAGGGTCGGCAAATTTGAGGTCGGAGGCATTAGGGTAGCTTACCCGAAACGAAAGATAATATTCGCTTTGTGGGTTAAAGGCATCTATATGATAAAAACCTTCAGGCATTTGGCGGTCGCCAGAGCGGCGTTTGGGGCCTAAATTGCCAGTTGTAGCACAAAAACTATAGGTTTTTAATAGAGTGAATTTTTCAGAGCTTTTGTTTTTTGCCCAAACCTCAATGATTTGTTCTTTTTTGAAAGCCCTAAAGAACACCTCAAAATTTGTTGTACTTATCCCTTTGGTACTTAATAAATCATCAATAACTTTACCTTTGGTTCTGACGGCCTCACGTACTTTTGGAAAGCTCATTTGGCTTTGATAAAATGATTTTGGAGGGTCAACAAAGCTCGATAATGATATAGTAATAGATACTAACAGTAAGATGTTCTTCATAATCGTAATTATTTATGGGTTAAATCAATAACTGTAAAGTTATTATGTTTATCTCTATTTTTTTTAAAAAACTCCTGCATTTTTACCGCCTAAGTATTCATAAAACAAAGTATGTCTTGTAGCGTATTTGTCTTAATAGAGGGATAGGTGCGGTTAAGCAAATTCGTCCTAACTTTATGTGTATATCAAAAAAACATTATTCATTATGATTACTCTCGAAAACTTCAAAATCACTCTTTCCGATGCTGAACCGCCCTTACACTGGAATGTATTATTACAAGCTTTGTGGTACGATGCCAAGGGCGATTGGGATGCCGCACACGATATTGCTCAGTCGCAAGAAGGCACACAATTATATGATAGATTACACGCCTATCTGCATCGTAAAGAAGGCGATAACTGGAATGCCAATTACTGGTATACCCGTGCCAAAGCAAAGATGCCCTCGGTATCGCTAGAAAAAGAATGGGAAAGTTTGGTGATAGCTTTTCAAAACAACTGAGCAGATGAAAAATATTCAAACCATAGATGACGTTTTGCATGCTTTAGATGCCATAATTGTACAATGTCATAAAGACCGCTCGGCAATAGGATATTTTGCGTGCCTGTATCGAAAAATGACACTGGCTGTCAAGAAAGGAATAGACGATGGTATATTTGCCGATGCCACTCGGATGACTCGCCTAGATGTGATATTTGCCAAAAGGTACTTGAAGGCTCATGAGTTATATATACAAAAAAAACAGCCTACTCGCTCATGGAAAGTTGCTTTTGATGCCTGCCAAAAAAATGAAATTACCGTAATTCAACATCTTCTTTTGGGCATAAATGCTCATATTAATCTGGATTTGGGAATTGCTGCGGCACAAACAAGCCTCGACAAGAGTATTGATACCTTGGAAGGCGACTTTAACAAAATCAACGATATAATTTCGTCGCTGGTAGGTGAGGTACAAAACGAACTGACCGAAATTTGGTTTCCAATGCGTTTTTTAGATAAAATTTCAGAAAATTGGAATGCCGCTGTAATAAATTTTAGTATAGGTATTGCCCGACAAAAAGCATGGGACGTAGCCACCAGCTTGGCTCATTTGCCAAGTGTTCAGCACGATGTATTCATTGAGCATCTGGACTTAAAAATAGAAGCATTAGCCCTAAAAATTCGTAACCCAAGTATATTGAAGCGTATGTATCTGACAATGCTAAAATGGACAGAATTAAGCGACGTGAGGCAAATTATTGATATACTCAAATAAGCAACCTGATTTTTGGTGTATCTTTGAACTCCTAATTCCGCACTCCAACTTATTACCACAAAATGACAAAAATTACACAGTACATTGAGGAGGCCAAAGGTAAAACCCTCTTTTCGATCGAAATTATTCCGCCTGTAAAAGGAGAAAGTATTCAAACCTTGATGGGTAATATTGAGCCTCTGATGGAGTTCAAACCTCCTTTTATTGAAGTAACCTACCACCGTGAAGAGTTTATTGAAAAGATTATCAATGGCCGAATAGAGCGTATTCCAACCCGAAAACGCCCCGGTACAGTGGGTATTTGTG
The DNA window shown above is from Flectobacillus major DSM 103 and carries:
- a CDS encoding DUF5995 family protein, with the translated sequence MKNIQTIDDVLHALDAIIVQCHKDRSAIGYFACLYRKMTLAVKKGIDDGIFADATRMTRLDVIFAKRYLKAHELYIQKKQPTRSWKVAFDACQKNEITVIQHLLLGINAHINLDLGIAAAQTSLDKSIDTLEGDFNKINDIISSLVGEVQNELTEIWFPMRFLDKISENWNAAVINFSIGIARQKAWDVATSLAHLPSVQHDVFIEHLDLKIEALALKIRNPSILKRMYLTMLKWTELSDVRQIIDILK
- a CDS encoding L,D-transpeptidase family protein gives rise to the protein MKNILLLVSITISLSSFVDPPKSFYQSQMSFPKVREAVRTKGKVIDDLLSTKGISTTNFEVFFRAFKKEQIIEVWAKNKSSEKFTLLKTYSFCATTGNLGPKRRSGDRQMPEGFYHIDAFNPQSEYYLSFRVSYPNASDLKFADPVNPGDNIFIHGSCLTIGCIPVGDEMIKELYILAIRAKSNGQQIPVHIFPTKLTDTNLQALQQANQGKDDLINFWTGLQAGFSYFENSQKLPNIQIDNNGRYLLK